The following proteins come from a genomic window of Micromonospora zamorensis:
- a CDS encoding transcriptional regulator — MPSEYAKSLGARLRSIRQQQGLSLQGVEEKSNGRWKAVVVGSYERGDRAVTVSRLAELAEFYRVPVSELLPDGSGVRHEPTSKIVLDLERLYDEASEDLAYVARYARAIQQQRGDYNGRVLSIRADDLRALAIVYDASPSGLIERLTEHGVLVADPRAFFAS, encoded by the coding sequence ATGCCCTCTGAATACGCCAAGTCTCTGGGCGCCCGCCTGCGCTCCATCCGCCAACAGCAGGGTCTTTCCCTGCAGGGTGTGGAGGAGAAGTCGAACGGGCGGTGGAAGGCCGTGGTGGTCGGCTCGTATGAGCGTGGCGACCGGGCCGTGACGGTGTCCCGTCTGGCCGAGCTGGCCGAGTTCTACCGTGTCCCCGTCTCGGAGCTGCTGCCTGACGGCAGCGGCGTCCGTCACGAGCCCACCAGCAAGATCGTCCTGGACCTGGAGCGGCTCTACGACGAGGCCTCCGAGGACCTGGCCTACGTCGCGCGCTACGCCCGCGCCATCCAGCAGCAGCGCGGCGACTACAACGGCCGGGTGCTCTCCATCCGCGCCGACGACCTGCGGGCACTCGCGATCGTGTACGACGCCTCACCGTCGGGCCTGATCGAGCGGCTCACCGAGCACGGTGTGCTGGTGGCCGACCCCCGGGCGTTCTTCGCCTCCTGA
- the pyrR gene encoding bifunctional pyr operon transcriptional regulator/uracil phosphoribosyltransferase PyrR, whose amino-acid sequence MAYPPAARSSPPRQPSVKVILASADVQRVVDRIAHQILEKTQGAANTVLLGIPTRGTPLARRLADRISTFEDVAVPVGVLDITLYRDDLRRHATRAIGPTELPPGGIDGKRVILVDDVLFSGRTVRAALDALNDVGRPASVQLAVLVDRGHRELPIRADYVGKNIPTSLAESVKVTLAETDGTDEVKLYGGPTS is encoded by the coding sequence GTGGCATACCCACCGGCTGCCCGCTCGTCACCACCGCGACAACCCTCGGTGAAGGTGATCCTCGCCAGCGCCGACGTGCAACGCGTGGTCGACCGCATCGCCCACCAGATCCTGGAGAAGACCCAGGGCGCCGCCAACACGGTGCTTCTTGGGATTCCCACCAGAGGAACCCCCCTCGCTCGGCGGCTCGCCGACCGCATCAGCACCTTCGAGGACGTCGCCGTTCCGGTCGGTGTGCTCGACATCACCCTCTACCGCGACGACCTGCGCCGGCACGCCACCCGCGCGATCGGCCCGACCGAGCTGCCGCCCGGCGGCATCGACGGCAAGCGGGTCATCCTCGTCGACGACGTGCTGTTCTCCGGCCGCACCGTCCGGGCCGCGCTCGACGCGCTCAACGACGTGGGCCGCCCAGCGTCCGTGCAGCTCGCCGTCCTGGTCGATCGCGGCCACCGGGAGCTGCCGATCCGCGCCGACTACGTCGGCAAGAACATCCCGACCTCGCTCGCCGAGAGCGTGAAGGTGACGCTCGCCGAGACCGACGGGACGGACGAGGTCAAGCTCTACGGGGGACCCACCTCATGA